In the Drosophila takahashii strain IR98-3 E-12201 chromosome 3R, DtakHiC1v2, whole genome shotgun sequence genome, one interval contains:
- the CtsL3 gene encoding cathepsin L: MSSQRLFVLEVIFLLLFVEGLTSVSDLEWDQYKDQYKKQYRSTDNYHRDLYNKRVQVVADHNRLFSEGSVGFKLGLNEFSDTDQSVLFKFRTSIPTPPEPNTSGVTKTLGYKSYDQITEGIDWRQNGYISAVENQGTQCLSCWAFSTSGVLEAHLAKKTRSQLVPLSPKHLVDCVPYPNNGCYGGWVSVAFNYTKYYGIATKESYPYEPKGGECSWNSSYSAGTLLGHVTLTKSDEKELAEVVYNIGPVAVSIDHLHEEFELYSGGIMRIPECRSSKKDLTHSVLLVGFGTDPKWGDYWLIKNSYGTAWGEDGYFKLARNANNMCGVATLPQYPIV; this comes from the coding sequence ATGAGCTCACAGCGCCTGTTTGTACTTGAAGTGATTTTCCTTCTACTTTTCGTAGAAGGATTGACATCGGTGAGCGACTTAGAGTGGGACCAGTACAAGGATCAGTACAAGAAGCAGTACAGGTCCACCGACAATTACCACCGGGACCTGTACAACAAGAGAGTCCAGGTTGTGGCCGATCACAATAGGCTCTTTTCCGAGGGCAGCGTAGGATTCAAGTTGGGATTGAACGAGTTCTCCGACACAGATCAGAGTGTCCTCTTCAAGTTTCGAACTTCGATCCCAACTCCGCCGGAACCGAATACTTCCGGCGTTACGAAAACGTTGGGCTACAAGAGCTACGATCAAATAACCGAGGGAATAGACTGGCGCCAGAACGGCTATATATCGGCAGTGGAAAATCAGGGCACCCAGTGCCTGAGTTGCTGGGCCTTCTCCACCTCGGGAGTCCTTGAGGCGCATCTGGCGAAGAAGACGCGCTCCCAGTTAGTGCCACTTTCGCCCAAACATTTAGTGGACTGTGTTCCCTATCCGAATAATGGCTGCTACGGGGGTTGGGTGAGTGTGGCCTTCAACTACACGAAATATTACGGCATCGCCACCAAGGAATCCTATCCTTACGAGCCCAAGGGTGGGGAGTGCAGCTGGAACAGCTCATACAGTGCGGGCACCTTGCTGGGCCACGTCACTCTGACCAAATCCGATGAAAAAGAACTGGCCGAGGTGGTCTACAACATTGGACCCGTGGCCGTTTCCATTGACCACCTTCACGAAGAATTTGAACTGTACTCCGGTGGCATCATGAGGATTCCGGAGTGCAGGTCATCCAAGAAGGATCTAACACATTCCGTCCTTCTGGTGGGCTTTGGAACCGATCCGAAGTGGGGCGACTACTGGCTAATCAAGAACTCCTATGGAACCGCCTGGGGCGAGGATGGCTACTTTAAGTTGGCTCGAAACGCCAACAACATGTGTGGAGTGGCAACCCTTCCCCAATATCCCATTGTTTGA